In the genome of Centropristis striata isolate RG_2023a ecotype Rhode Island chromosome 6, C.striata_1.0, whole genome shotgun sequence, the window TTAAAAATACCTGTCAAGTTCCTGTGTCCCTGTTGGTGTTGTGTGTTCCCAGTGGTGCTCATTTGGCACACTTTCTGCATTGCTGCACCTCCCTGTGGTACGTCTTACTGCTGCCACCAAACCAAGGACGCCTAATGTTTCCTGATATTtgggaatttttaaaaaaccatTATGCCTAAACCATGTCTGTTTGTGCtcatttgcagctttaattaaaaTCCCTCTGCAAACTTTTGATTTTACATAGCTCCAGGAGGTGTTTACACACACTGAAGATCATCTCATGCTGGTTGCGGAGCAGATTATTAACAGTTTCCCAGCAGTCCTCTGCTTcaatgatgacgatgatgatgataatagtgatgatgatgttgaATAGCGGATCACATCATGAGTGTATTCATGTGAGCTTATCTTGCGTGGCTCCTCCTTCAGACAGACTGCTGCTTTCTCTGGTTCACCTGTAAGCTGCCGagaagactgtgtgtgtgtgtgtctgtgtgtgtgtgtgtgtgtgtgcgtgtgtgtgtgtgtgtgtgtctgtgtgtgtgtgtgtgtgtgtgtgtctgtgtttgggtTGGTGAATAacaggaaaggagagagaaaaagagggagagagaagaagaaagcaaaGATAACATGTGTTTAGGTGTAGAAAGAATACAGCACGTGAGAGAGGagatgtatagatagatagatagatagatagatagatagatagatagatagataggggAGGGGGAgcagggaaggagagagagagagcgagacggTGAGAGAGATAAAGTGGTGGGGCGTGGAGGGGGCGGTCGGCACGCAGTGATTGGAAAATATCGAAGACGCACACGCGCTAATCCGATGATGGGTCTCAGTTAccggggggagggaggggtctGAAAAAAAGAGTAGGACCAGGGCGGGAGCATCTTGCGCCCGCGCGCCGCGTCCCTTCCTCCCGAGCCTTCCTCTTGTGTTTGAAACTCTCATATCTCACATATCAATAATTCAAGCGCGCGCGAGAGAGAGCAGACGGAGCTCCCCCCCGCGCGCTATGAGTCCTGCTGCCTCGTCACTCGTCCAGGGCCCTTCTGCACCGCGCGCGACTCCCGCTTATTGTGTTTCCAAGTGACAGAAAAGCTGCCGAGaagtgagaaaagaaaagaagagaaagaacagGTGAAAGCTGTCCACTCGACCGGAGATACGGGGCTGATAGAGTGATTttgggaagaaagaaaaaaacaggagaGACACCTAAAAATAAACCGTCTGGTTTCAGAGACTCCGCGAGGGACAAAGTGTTTGCAGCGTGCTAATTAAATCCACGAACACGGAGTGGCATAGTTGTAAAACCAGCCTGCTTACGGTTATCCTGGGGAACACCGGGAAACTCTTCCTACCGTACTTTTTTAAAGGGGAATAGACCCGCGACCACGACCGAGCAACTTCACCGTTCCGGTCCGGTATGTTGGCGCTTTGCCTGCTGAGTGCCGTGTGGCTCGCGGCGAGCCCGGCCCGCGCTCAGAACGAGACGGAACCAATCGTCCTGGAGGGGAAGTGCCTCGTGGTGTGCGACTCCAACCCCACCGCGGACCCCACGGGCACGGCGCTCGGGATCTCGGTGCGCTCCGGCAGCGCCAAGGTGGCGTTCTCCGCAGTCCGGAACACCAACCATGAACCCTCCGAGATGAGCAACCGGACCATGGTCATCTATTTCGACCGGGTAGGAAAATAAatcttctattctattctattctattctacggTAGACTAAACAATCAATGAAGCAAACCAAGTTAATAATTGTTTTCAGTCATTCTCGTTAGTTTTAcgtctgttttattattacctGACGGATGATGGAGATGAGCGGACATATGAAGTTTCAGATggtgtgtgtgggcgtgtgtTTCATGTGTGGCGTGCCTCAAATACCCCATGCTGGGAATACAACTTGAGCTATCAATGGatagaaaaaggaaaatgtcacatatttcacaaaaaacaccagaagcaaaaaaaaagaaaaagaagaaaaaaggcctttttttgCCCCCTGCGTACTTGACCATTAAATGACCTTATGGCTGTTGTtgaatttggtgtttttatgcatatttaaacaagacaaaacGGATGTGTGGTCCATAGTCCAGCATCATGttgtgttaaatatttaaagttgatAAACCAGGTCTGATGTGGGTTACGGTGGCTCTGCTAATGGTCTCGTGGCTACACAGACCACAGAAAGTGGAGCGGAAATGAATCAGTCTCTGTAACGATTCTTTTTATAGGTAATACATTTCCAAAGTGGTCGGGGAAGTATAGCCTGGTAGGCAAAGCCTTTTgaatatttcaactttttctgaGCTGACAATATGGGATATGGGAACTGACATCTCGCCAAATAATTTAGTAACGGCAGGTCGTCGGGGCGAGGTCCTACCCGCCTGCCGTTAAAGGTTAATTCTCTCTCAAACTGCCGTTCAATTACACGCCATAGTTCGCCTCCATCCATAAAACCAGACATTTGGCTGCAGAAATGCATAATtgaaaattcaatttaaaagatTGATTAAGTTCCCTTTTCATTTCCTATAAAGTTTGGAAGTTCTGACAGGGGAAAAAAGCCGAGATAAAAGCCGAGTTATTCCGCTACATcagtgaatgtgaatgtgtggTCCGGGGCCACAGGAGCCCTTTAGAGTCCTCTTTCAGAAATAAGTGAGTTATCAATTTCAGTATACGATCCTAGAAATTATTCTCTAAAGAAAAAGCAGGCTACAATTATAACATGTGGGCAGTAGAAAATAAACAATCATAGTAGTAATGTGCGTCTATTTTAGTTTATTACATGGAAACGTCTGTGGGATTGTCTTAACTTTTCACATGCGGGTTATTCTTTTAGTTGttaatgttgtttatttgtctttGGGATAAATAATTTATGCACATGTGCAAATACTGTGAGCCAGATAAAGCAATTTTATcaatgattgtttgtttttctttctttcttccaggTTCTAGTAAACGTTGGGAAGAACTTTGACGAAGAGAGAAGTAATTTCATCGCGCCACGCAAAGGGATTTACAGTTTTAACTTCCACGTAGTGAAAGTCTACAACCGCCAAACTATACAGGTAGCGcttctccctgtgtgtgtgtgtgtgtgtgtttgtgtgtgtgtgtgtgtcccacgcTGTTTTCCCTCATAAAAGTTGAACgtggaagtcattttgtgcatgtttGAGCTGGTTTTTCCCGCGAGACAAACACGGAGGCGGGTGTTAATAGATGAAAGCCACCCGTGGGCCCAATCCTAATCAATCAATAGATGCAGAACCGACAGAACCGACAGAACCGGGAGGAGCGCGCGGTGCCCGCAGGCCGGCTGGCTGCTGTGGAGAGCGCGAGGAGGGTGCGCGCGGCTCCAGCAGCTTTcctttcagcaccatggacagtggCGCGTCCCTCTCCATGTCTCTGCTCATGAAGCAGCAGGAGGCTGACTAAGATTTCTGATATTTAGGAGATTAAAACATTAAGCACATTTTGAACAGAGCAAACAGAGACAGggatttttaattttctctgtCTTACACTCACTGGTATGGGTTTTATGTagaaataataatcatgttttccACTTAtttgtctctcacacacacatcgcCTGCAGTATGCCTCATCACAGCCCTCCTTTCATCCCACTAACAAGTCGTTCACTATGCCTTAGATGCACCCTTCTTATTCTTTTGATGTGTCAAGAGATGAAGCACTTGAGCAGGCTTATCCCCATTTCCAGCATTTAACATGCACGTGATGGCGCTTTACAAGCCACACAGCGTTAATTACAATGTATCTCTTGCAAATTAAACTGTTGTGTAATTATGCTGTTGGATCCCCGGGGCTTTGGCATTATGTTTTGCTACTTATACTTTATTATTGGAGTCTTGAATTAATTAGCATGGCACCAgcagtaacaacaataacaacaacaaggaGGGTGGGTGGGTAATATGTGAGGAGGGGGGAAGCTATGTCAAGCTCGCCGCGTATAGCCCCACTCATCTTTGTGTGATTGAGCGCAAATAGAGCGTGGATGGCTAACACTTGACTCATGGCACCGAGGTAATTAAGTCTGTCATAGCATGTAGAACACAATGGTGATAATGCCTGTCACATTATCATTAGTGCTGTTATTTGTGGCAGTTTGCTGCATTTTCCATAAGAAACTGCAGTGTTCACTTTCAACGATTAAACAGCGAAAGAGCGAAAGAAGGACCTGGCAAATAAACTAAAAGTACGACAATTTTAACAACCTAAACAATTTCATATAATGCTTTCGAAACTTATAGTTTGCAGCTGGGAAAACGCTTTATTCTCTCACGTTTCTGACATGAAACAGGTGTAGgttgtcctctctcctcctcccatccAGCCTGTGCTGAGCTGCTCACCCTCAACCTCTTCCACTCATCCTCCCATCCATCCAGCGCATCTGCTGTGTTGAAAACTCCCACTGTTTGATTGCCTTAGAGGCAGCTACTGTGGTGCATGCAAGAGATGAGAGACAGCAGGGAAAGGATAAAGCGGATGGGATGGAAAGGAAAAGGATGAAATGGTGACAGGGGTGAAGAAAAGATGGGACGAGGGACAGAGGAAGTAAGATGGAGAAAGGGAAGTTAATAGAAAGAAGCGGAGAGGCAAAGTGTAAAAGgttgggagggagaggaggaataAGGAAAATGCATTGAAAACAGGCACGTCAGAGAAGAACAAAGGATGGACAGGAAGGAAAGAGCAAGAAGAGGTTCAGGCTGGGCGAAGAGAGACATCATGAGCAACTATTGATCAGTGGATGTTTGCTAGATGTACAAAGGGAATGAGAAACAGTTTGTTCCATCTCTCATCAGTTCTTTCCTGCGCAGAGATCTGTCTATCCGTCTGGGAGGGGTGAGAGAATTGATGTGGGTGTCAAAAAGCAACCTTTTTGCTTTTTGCCtatcaattaaatacaaatattgcaAATTAAATTCAGCATATTCTCTGATCTACGGGGAATGGCATCACCCATCAGCAGTGTGTGCACTTCCACTAATGGATAGTTTGCTCacaatatttttgaaaattacTTACATATGTACATATCAAACGCTTCCTTATGTTATAGGGTTTTATTTTGGGCGCAGGTATTAATATTTCCCATGTGTGCCACTGCTCCATATTTGAAATTAAAGTGAATGAAATTAATTCTATATCCCTAAGAGAACATGTTGTACCTGTGGCTTGGAACAGAGAGCTGGCAGATCAGAAAGACAAACAGATGATGCGCAGGTAGGAAACCAATACTCAACAATATGAGGTGCTGTCTGGATAGATGGGTGGGCTTTTAAATCACaactttgttctttgtttttaccaTAATACTGGCTTGTAATAAATGAGAGGTATATGAAAGAGGATGAAGTGGCTTCTGTTGAAGAACGATGTGACAACAAGATTCACAACAAAAGACAGCAGCTCCAGTCACCACAGGACTCGTGTTGTATGAGATAAAAGGTTAAAAGATCtgttcattttacatatttcacaTATATAAAGAGGGTAGCTATCTCACATCTTACacttaattcattcattcaaaaattttatttttttttaaacatttgtttattgatttttcagtgacataacaaaatcaagagatgacattacgagagtcgagtgtaacaagtaaaataataataataataataataataataaaaataatacataaaataaatataaaataataaaataaaataaaataaaataaaataaataaaataaataaaataaataaaaatggaagcgaacaacaaatacacagaacaaaacaaaaacacaaataggtcacccactgctaaataaaagtctaataatatgttcacttaagcagagataaataaaaaacattcccagCATGCTACAAACTAGTAGACAATCAGGGTGGTTACTCAGGAATAGCCGTAAAAATCAATCCCATTCAAAATTTTACAGAAGTAGTATGTATTAGTTGATTATATTgtgtattaataattaaaatctgcaaagtaactcaaaaataaacaaaaaagtagtggagtaaaaagtacagtacagtCAGATACTTAAATTCCATCACTGgtaatgtaaaatgtgtttttttccccagctctAGTCatgtttattctattttttctcAGTACTAATTACCAACAACTactaatatatttttaacaccACAATTAGTGATTAATCTGgaaagtaaaaacaacatttttgaggtgtatatttagatttttttaatgattatgatgtgtaatttgaatttaaatagGATGCAGTGTGAATTTGTGCTATTTTCCACCATTATTTTATGCCTTAGCATTCAGATGTGGCGTTCATGAAGCCTCgggtcacagcagctcagtaGGGTGAAAGCTACAAAAGGAGCACATCTAAAATGCCTCATGCTGTTTGTGTATTAAgcctttctgtttttctaattTCCCATTGAGAGAGGAACACCTGGAGGCACCGCTCCGAGCTGTTGATAGCACACTGCTCCGATAATGGGAGGTTTTACCTTTTACATACTGCTCTTTGGGTTAGAggaacttattttattttattttgacccAGAGCAGCTGCATCTGTCTGCAACAAAGCAGAATCCTTTCAACCCGTTCAGTTTATGCTTTGGTttccaaaacacacatttttatgatCTAACTTGGGTCACTGGGGTCCTCCCATGTTATACTGAAATAATTAACTCCTGAGAAAAAGCAAACATGAtccgttttttaaaatgaagagcAGTTTATTCAGTTCATTCCCTGTTAATTGTACTGAATACTAAGGCAAGACAATTGTTAGTAATtctaaaaatggtctaatataaTTTCAATTTTCCACAATCATTTCATGCTTACTTCAAATGGCTGTCATTAcctaatcattattattatgcagTTCATTTTATAAGGTATATTTAGGGTTTACAAAGAGGAAATAAACCAGCATGGTAATTATGCATacaaataaagcaaaactgTAGGATATAATTACAAGCAAGATATCAAACCTAAATTGTCATCATTCTGAGGACACATTTATAAGTACTAAATggaacaaaaataattgtttttgtttgatataCTTTTCCACAGCATAGGTACCACAGACATAACTAGAAATTAATGGGACTATCCaagtaattatatattttatataatctaTAATGAATGTTGTGTGGCTGTGTTATATGAGGCTGCTCtctaattaaaatgtttctagTGCTGTCACAAAGTGCTAACCGATATAAGCAACACTTCATTAAAGTGTTGGCAAATTCTGTTTTAAAACATACACTTTTTAAAGATTGATACGTGTAAAGAAGCCCTGAGATGAAACTTAGTAAAAGCCACATCCCTTCTAGACATCTTTAGATATCatcaaacagtttatttaatatAGTCTGATTCCCCTCTGCAGCTTTGCGCTACAGTCAACAGACtgctaaacacaaaaaaatggccGTGCTCTCTTTAGGAGCGCACATATAAACACTGACAACACTGTCAGATTTATACTTTGTTACTTTTAAGACAAATTGGATCAGTGCGATTTGGTAAATTGTTATTACTTTCTATgttaaaagttatatatatatatatatatatatatatatatatatatatgatgtgcCAAAGAGATCAAACCACATGCCTGTGGCGTACTAGGAAAGATCAGCTTTCCGGGGGGGTTTATCAAGTCCCAAGGAAGAGAATCAGGCTTTGAAGTGATTAATATCATGATATTAACAACTTCCATGTCCGTCACGTAATGCCATTGGGCTGTCTCCCAATGACTCGTGTTGTTTTGAGGTACATCAGTAACACACTTCAGTcactttaatactttaataggctttaaccctctatggtacggtgttgccctgaGACAACatccccatttttggcctgtcaaatttctacaatgcatgtttttgagtgatgcagtactttaaaaaaagagggaagagtatagggaaccaatagcaatgctttaatttgtcacatgatctccaggaggccatattgaaaccctattttgcgacacaaaaaatcactcaaaacgtaatttcctggcccttttccatctggaaaaaaatatattcctactgatggatgaataaaccttcatttttgatagtttcatacacttagactgttcaagacattcatctacaggcaacattcagataagaaaccagttaaaaatgttcattttataatgtttttaaatttaaaatgttatgtattgtgcCCTGTCAAAgctactgaatattttacacatgttaattaaataaatgatgtcaaaattaattttaaaaactctcttttgtacttgtgcaccgttatggtacaacgttgcctacggacaacaaaccccaaaacatttcttcagattatgtttatttagtctattttaagaccaaaaaacactccaaacatttttttcctaactggcatcataatgcgtaccatagagggttaaataagcTCCTGAAAACTGTAAAGTTCAACAATAGAAGAATTCAGATGTATTTTATTTCCCCTGTCCATGTGAAAGAGGAGCTGAAGTTAATACCATTCTGCCTGCTCTATGGGCCACAATAATGcaactaggggtgcaccgatcgatcggaTCGGCCGGCCGATcggccgatttccttaattttgcgcgatcggcgatcggccgattcctttacgtcaaaccgatcttatctacctagaTAATaggccggaggccggcttgttaaccctctatggtacggtgttgccctcaggcaacatacccatttttggcctgtcaaatttctaaaatgcatgtttttgagtgatgtgaaaaaggggaagagtatagggaacaactagcaatgctttaatttgtcaccctttttgcagacttttcccaaaggaaacagttttgccattttgcgccacaaaaaaatcactcaaaacataatttcctggcccttatccatctggaaaaaaatatattcctactgataggtgagtaaaccttcgtgaaaccggttaaaaaagttccttttataatgtttttaaatttaaaatgttatgtaccctgttgaagttactgaatcttttacatgtttattaaataaataatgttaaaatgaatttgaaaaactttctttttcacttgtgcaccattatggtacaatgttgcctacgggcaacaaacccaaaaaacttccacaaaacaaagaattataaaatttataagattatgattatttagtctatttgaagacaaaaaaacccactccaaacatttttttccttactGGCATCacaatgcgtaccatagagggttaagaagagccgctgtTAGCTACaattagctacagttagctacagttagctctgtcgcagtacagtgtgtatgtgctgctgcgcaggtgttcacttagcgatctctgtttgtcccGCCCATAGACTGCCGTGGAAAACCCTCTtccctgtttgtttcttcttctacggtttgtttcttcttctacagtttggcatctagtCCGCCACACTGTATAgtcaaatgctacgctgcccccgtgtggaaggcaccagtaatacaactttttttccttccagatatgatgaactattcgattttttatgatttaatgaattCGAATATTCTAAAATCCATGCCCTCCctagttgtctgtatgttgtacagaacaaaaaacactttatttatggttgcagtttttttgttagtttgtcctgtaaattggtGCTATTtgttttaagttcaatattttattaactacctcaggcattgtgatttcctttatttgttaaagaaaaatactgctgtgttattgttttttcaatataataagattcaaacattgaaggtgtatgctgtgagttataaaaaaaatcggaATATCggtcggccagaaaattgcaatcggtgcagcCCTAAATGCAACTAAATCTGGAAGATTTTATACACGGAAGAGGCATGCTTTTGGCTTCATGTGCCAATGAGctactttcataggaatgaatagGGCCCCATCTCCAATGCTGTCACCAGTTCAGGTGGAGTGAAACATCTGAATTGACCCcaggtggctggctgcagtatcgGTCATAAACCATCAAATGGTTTCTGTAATTTTAGGTAGTTTCTATCACTCTGATGTCATTTTTCTCAGTCGTGTTTCTTCAGTTAATTAGTTGGCTGAAGCTATAAAAAGGGGTGTAGCGTCATGATTGTCAGCTGTAACTGACTTACGATTGGTCGGATGGGACCTCGTTTCTGCAGCTACACTGCCAAACAAATGATGTCACCACCGCAAGATGGCCGCTCCCGTGTATGGGATGTTTTGACTTCATTTTTGTGCAGTGGGAGGAAGTTAAGACGCTTCGTACATCTTTATGCTCAGTCTATGGGGGGCCTAGAGGTCCAATAATGGTTTTCCTctggaaaaaggtaaaaacaaagtattttgcAATTACAACTTTTGCCtgtcactacactgtaaaaaaaaacagttgtttttacggtaataaactagcagctgtggttgccagaactttaccgtaataaatacggtagaactttttttaacattacagtaaaattattttatttatttattccattttttactgtatgaataaaaagtttttccatcaaaagaaacactgttctgccatataattgacaagaaaatactttataaatgccgcagaaattaaagattttaccattaaatattacagtatatttttgttagagatattatgtttagtacatttaacagtgagaaaaagtattttttacaaaagataattgCAAAAATTACATTGGTGgcttaaatacatattacagtgtattttatagtggagtaatgtacacaaaactgtaaatactgttttggctgatatatacatttacggtgtttcattgttactgaaactgaattaactaatttatcattttacgtcttttactgtcatggtttagcagtttttcatcgtaaaatgaatgacattttttacagtgtaggatcAATTAATAACGTGTAATAAAggttatt includes:
- the cbln1 gene encoding cerebellin-1, encoding MLALCLLSAVWLAASPARAQNETEPIVLEGKCLVVCDSNPTADPTGTALGISVRSGSAKVAFSAVRNTNHEPSEMSNRTMVIYFDRVLVNVGKNFDEERSNFIAPRKGIYSFNFHVVKVYNRQTIQVSLMHNGWPVISAFAGDQDVTREAASNGVLIQMEKGDRAYLKLERGNLMGGWKYSTFSGFLVFPM